The following coding sequences are from one Planctomycetota bacterium window:
- a CDS encoding sensor histidine kinase codes for MTSQTLHPGVFRTGLPQQRGGCADAVESAVESERRRFARELHDGLAQDLTALSLAVEMATEPEDLGQVAELARRACEEVRRQMSALHPPRMSGAILAKSLRELASRARRQSGAVIEVDDSRLTFAPGTAGYDLVRVAGEAVQNALRHGGARTVSITLTDVPDPTGIHGDQVRLRVVDDGTGFDRTSLRPRADGSGRGLGFMRERIEELYGVFVVQSEPGRGTSVMAEVPARRTTVKFDRSSSDETE; via the coding sequence ATGACATCGCAAACTCTCCACCCCGGCGTTTTCCGAACCGGACTCCCCCAGCAGCGCGGCGGTTGTGCCGACGCGGTCGAGTCGGCCGTCGAGTCCGAGCGTAGACGGTTTGCCCGCGAGCTTCATGACGGGCTTGCCCAGGACCTGACGGCGTTGTCGCTCGCGGTCGAGATGGCAACGGAACCCGAGGATCTCGGTCAAGTCGCCGAGCTCGCGCGCCGGGCTTGCGAAGAAGTCCGCCGGCAGATGAGCGCGTTGCATCCGCCGCGGATGAGCGGAGCGATTCTGGCCAAGTCGCTGCGTGAACTGGCGAGCCGCGCCCGGCGCCAAAGCGGGGCGGTTATCGAGGTGGACGACAGTCGGCTCACGTTCGCGCCGGGCACCGCCGGCTATGACTTGGTCCGCGTCGCCGGGGAGGCCGTGCAGAATGCCTTGCGTCACGGCGGGGCACGAACGGTCTCGATCACGCTCACCGACGTGCCGGACCCGACGGGGATCCACGGCGACCAAGTTCGGTTACGGGTCGTCGACGATGGGACAGGGTTTGACCGGACATCGTTGCGGCCACGGGCGGACGGATCCGGGCGTGGGCTCGGTTTTATGCGCGAGCGTATCGAGGAGCTCTACGGCGTATTCGTCGTTCAATCCGAACCCGGCCGCGGCACATCCGTAATGGCCGAAGTGCCCGCCCGTCGCACCACGGTCAAGTTCGATCGTTCGTCAAGCGACGAGACGGAATGA
- a CDS encoding helix-turn-helix domain-containing protein, with protein sequence MIITRQETDDIRSSNEDRQWQWPNFAEWALRNEIRPAEVLHFRRGSSRCLETRGTRHPRRFDDSEVDRLVLTLMVSGHVYGRADEPDNDTRGGRLLPMAEFGHVFASSPGMPSNLEAHGSTEFVTVSFSFTASTPLPAQPGLTRGLDLGPLGARAWEDPQVRTLCADLDRFADAEDSLSTQMQIDGLWMRLCARLLQLGQSAMLERNELQPGVLGNILDMARERLSVGVTSDDLAVAAGVDPSQFGRLFKQATGESPRVYLMRLRVEQAKTLLRHYPEWTTEEVAHSCGYRDVRDFVKCFDLLVGELPTIWRQTTTP encoded by the coding sequence GTGATTATCACCCGACAGGAAACGGACGACATACGGTCCTCGAACGAGGATCGACAATGGCAATGGCCCAACTTCGCCGAGTGGGCGTTGCGAAACGAAATCCGACCGGCGGAGGTGTTGCACTTTCGTCGCGGCAGTAGCCGATGCCTCGAGACCCGCGGCACGCGCCACCCTCGCCGGTTCGACGATTCGGAAGTGGACCGTCTCGTCTTGACACTCATGGTCAGCGGCCACGTCTATGGCCGCGCCGATGAACCCGACAACGACACGCGGGGCGGACGACTGTTGCCCATGGCGGAGTTTGGACATGTGTTCGCGTCGTCACCCGGCATGCCGTCGAATCTCGAAGCGCACGGCTCGACGGAGTTCGTCACGGTTTCGTTCTCCTTCACCGCGTCCACGCCACTTCCCGCGCAGCCGGGACTGACGCGTGGGTTGGACCTGGGGCCGTTGGGTGCTCGTGCGTGGGAGGACCCACAGGTTCGGACGCTTTGTGCCGACCTGGACCGATTCGCCGATGCGGAAGACTCGCTATCAACCCAGATGCAAATTGACGGCCTCTGGATGAGACTCTGTGCGCGATTGTTGCAGTTAGGCCAGTCGGCCATGCTCGAACGGAACGAGTTGCAGCCCGGGGTGTTGGGGAACATTCTGGACATGGCACGCGAACGGTTGAGCGTCGGCGTCACCTCCGATGACTTGGCCGTGGCCGCGGGTGTCGATCCGTCGCAGTTCGGGCGGCTGTTCAAGCAGGCGACGGGTGAGTCGCCGCGCGTCTACCTCATGCGGCTTCGCGTCGAGCAGGCGAAAACACTCCTGCGTCACTACCCCGAATGGACTACGGAAGAAGTGGCCCATAGTTGTGGTTACAGGGACGTACGTGATTTCGTAAAGTGTTTTGATCTGCTCGTGGGTGAGTTGCCCACGATTTGGCGACAAACCACAACGCCGTAA
- a CDS encoding AraC family transcriptional regulator, with protein MDSPLPPNRQAWPTFADWLMHSDGRQHDLLHHRCSGTVAVDVCRARTTEAFDNPATDHLAIILVTAGRGKEHRLDFGHGEFSVTPSPGLAVLSSPNTPSRLRGKGPYEFLTVSFSAQATTTLLERSGLSKGFDSAPLGSKAWGDAQVESLCLDLDRASADSTPAGRLYVDGVWTSLVGRLLHLSQEATPSEPKRAKLHPRALAQVLDLMHARLGSGVSLDELAEVAGVNQLHFGRLFKQATGEPPYAYMTRLRVEEAQRLLRTHPEWTIAAIANTCGFSDQSHLSRHFKRIVGTTPANWRKAH; from the coding sequence ATGGATTCTCCGCTTCCGCCCAACCGCCAAGCCTGGCCGACGTTTGCCGACTGGCTCATGCATAGTGACGGGCGGCAGCACGACCTGTTGCATCATCGCTGTAGCGGTACGGTGGCCGTCGACGTGTGTCGGGCCCGGACGACCGAGGCGTTCGATAACCCCGCGACCGATCACCTGGCAATCATCCTCGTCACCGCAGGTCGTGGCAAAGAGCACCGTCTCGACTTCGGCCACGGCGAGTTCTCGGTCACGCCTTCGCCCGGGCTTGCCGTGCTCTCCTCGCCCAACACCCCGTCGCGCCTCCGCGGCAAGGGGCCTTACGAGTTTCTCACGGTGTCCTTCTCGGCCCAGGCGACGACGACGCTGCTCGAGCGGTCGGGCTTGTCGAAGGGCTTCGATTCAGCCCCGCTCGGCTCGAAAGCGTGGGGCGACGCACAGGTGGAGTCGCTGTGCCTGGACTTGGACCGCGCGTCGGCCGACTCCACGCCGGCGGGGCGGTTGTACGTCGACGGCGTGTGGACGAGTCTGGTGGGTCGGCTCCTGCACCTGAGCCAGGAAGCGACGCCCAGCGAACCCAAGCGGGCCAAGCTGCACCCCCGGGCATTGGCGCAGGTGTTAGATCTGATGCACGCACGTTTGGGTTCTGGCGTTTCGCTCGACGAGTTGGCCGAAGTCGCCGGCGTCAACCAGTTGCACTTCGGTCGGCTGTTCAAGCAGGCGACGGGTGAGCCGCCGTACGCGTACATGACCCGGCTGCGTGTCGAGGAAGCCCAGCGGCTCTTAAGGACGCATCCCGAATGGACGATCGCCGCGATCGCCAACACCTGTGGCTTCTCTGACCAAAGCCACCTGAGCCGACACTTCAAGCGCATCGTCGGCACCACCCCCGCGAACTGGCGCAAAGCTCACTGA